AAGAGCATTCTGATGGGAGTTCACTTGCAGCCCAAGCCAGAGAGGTGAGTTTTGGGCGAAACgtgatctcgcccaggcgagtgtgactcgcctaagcgagggttcGTGGTTGGTTTTGTGTAtggtgctcgctcaggcgaggtaacctagcctaagcgaggtgaACTGGAATGCTTAGGCGAAAGTTAGATGTTTAAGCCTAGAGATGGATGGGTGATAGGTTTAGAAGCAATAAATTGCAGTATTGGATTGATCGAAGATTGAATGGTGATGTGTGATCTATAAGGCTTCTAAGATATCTAGATGGtgagcttgctggtgttccatgggttgtggcccggaacgtatccttgagttgtggctcgggataggggttaagcacgtgacattctatgggttgtggcccggaatgacttcccttgagttgtggctcgggatagcagatgaacacgaggaatcTTGAGTTGTAgcttgggttggcgagtgtgctggtgtgagtgtgctgttTGTGGCTAGTACGAATgtgtccagatggattgccctcctcagtggttGCTGACAAGTTTGGTAGCCCTGGGACGTTgcttacatggttgtggccatgagaAGAACTCAAGCGAGGTTTCCTGATGTACTTATTatgcatggtggtggccatgtggagggaaggtaacGTGACTTCCATTAAGTGCATCGGTgcacatggtggtggccatgtgatggaaatAAAGTAAGATTCTGTGGGAAGAGAAAAGATACTtgatatggttgtggccatgcagtatattttgtatgttttaagcacatggtggtggccatgtgatggaaatAGAGTAAGATTCTGTGGGAAGAGAAAAGATACTtgatatggttgtggccatgcagtatattttgtatgttttaactgttagctcactctatctgtttgtgtttggtgatgatcgtgtacgcggtactcatacatatctttaaaatcaataataaaacaactgcacataattggcatacataggactcgaacccaagtcctctcacacaatcaaagtactctcaaccacttgagctggtacttttccacgtcacattaaacaatagttaatgccataaaggcgatttctactcgcatttattaattaattaattatttaattaattaattttcacgggtcttacaattccCCACCTTTAAAAGTTTTTGTCATCGAAAATAGAACTTACCAGCAAAGaggtgaggataagacttcctcatgaggtcctccatctcccaagtcatctcttGAGTTTCCTCGTCCCAAAGAACCTTCACCGTCTTCAACTCCTTACCTCTCAGTTGCCTGACCTGAGTATCCAATATGCGCATTGGTCCAACTGGCATAGTCAGATCCTCGCGTACTTGCACCTCATCTGACTCCAAAACATGATCTAGACTTGCAATGTATTTCCTCAACTCTAAGACGTGAAACACATTATGGAAGTTGGATAGGTGAGGTGGTAAAGTGATTTCATACGCCGCTGCACCTATTCTCCGTGTAATCTAATAAGGCCCTATAAACCTCGGAGTCAACTTCCTTGATTTAAGAACCCTTCCGATACCTATGGTTGGCGTCACCCGAAGAAGTACATGGTCTCCTTCATCAAACTTAAGTGGTCGTctcctcttatctgcataaGACTTTTGCCTACTCTGAGTTGCTCTCATCCGGTCTTGGATAAACTTGACCTTACTGGTCATCTGTTGCAGAAATTCAGGACCAAGCACAAAGGTTTCACGATCCTGATACCAGCACAATGGGGTTCTACACCTTCTTCCATACAATGCTTCATAGGGCGCCACACCAATACTGGAATGGTAACTATTATTGTAGGTGAACTCCACCAAAGGTAGCACATCATTCCAGTTTCCCATATGATCCAACACACAAGATCTCAATAAGTCTTCTAGAGATTGGATGGTCCGTTCAGACTGTCCatctgtctgaggatgataCGCTAAACTCATCCTCAACTGTGTTCCCAAGGCCGCCTGCAACGATTGCCAAAACTGTGAGGTGAATCTAGGGTCCCGATCTGATACTATACTTTCGGGTACCCCATGCAATCTTACCACCTCTCGCACATACAACTCTGCTAACTTGTCCATCGACCACTTCTAATTCATAGGCAGAAAATGTGCACATTTTGTCAGTCTGTCTACTATCACCCAAACTGAATCATGGCCCTTAGTCGACCACGGAAGatgtgtcacaaaatccatagagataTTGTCCCACTTCCACTGAGGCACGTCTAGTGGTTGTAGGGTACCTCCCGGCTtttgatgttcaattttggCCTTTTGACATACCAAACACTGAGCAACAAAGTCTGCTACGTCTGCCTTCATACCATTCCACCAAAAGGACTCCTTCAaatccttatacatcttagtcatacctggatgtatgctaagacgactttgGTGACCCTCCTTCAGTATCTGCCTCCTGAAATGAGGCCCTCTTGGTACACACACTCTACCTTTAAATCGTAGAATGTCATCCTCTCCCATCTAATAATCCTTCCCTTTTTCAGTACCTAACCACCCCACAAACTGTTGTAATTCCAAGTCATGTCCTTGAGCCACacaaatttcattcaaaaattcattAGTAACTCTTAGCAAGCTACACTGTATCGAGTTTGATCCAAACTGCATCCCCAGGTTCATATCTCGGAGTTCTCAATCAACTCTAACTCCTTTATCATCATACAAGATATATGCATCTTCTTCCGACTCAAAGCATCGGCTACAACATTTGCCTTGCCCGGATGGTAGAGCAATTCGAAGTCATAGTCTTTCAAATACTCCATCCACCTACgctgcctcatattcagctccttttggtcaaacaactacttcaaacttttgtggtcgctgaatACTCGAAGTTGAGAGCCGTATAAATAATGCCTCCAAGACTTAAGAGCAAACACTATGGCGGCtagctccaagtcatgagtcgggtaattcttctcatgcaccttcagttgacgagaagcatatgccactgccctcttttcttgcatcaatacACACCCCAGACCTTGATATGATgcatcacagtacacctcaaacACCTTCTCGGTATCTGGAATCACTAGCACTGGAGCGGTAGTCAAACACTTCTTCATTTCCTCAAAGCACTCTTTACACTGCTCGGTCCAAGAGAACGACTGGTCTTTTCTTGTCAGTTGTGTCAATGGGTTCACCTTCTTTGAGATCCCCTCCACAAACCTCTTGTAGTAACCTGCTAGGCCCAAGAAACTTCGCACCTCCGTCACTGTCTTAGGCCTTTCCCAGTTAAGTACCATCTCAATCTTAGCCAGGTCTACTACAATACCCTTAGCTGAGATGACATGTCCAAGAAACTGTACCTCCTCTAGccaaaactcacacttggacagcTTCCCATACAACTGGTGGTCTCTGAGTATCTTCAACACTACCTTCAAGTGATCGGCATGTTCCTCTCGTGTCCTCgagtaaataagaatgtcatcaataaagacaacaacaaacttatccaacCAAGGTCGAAAAattctattcatgtaatccatgaatactGCTGGTGCATTCGTCACTCAAAATGGCATCACCACATATTCATAGTGGTCGTATCTTGACCTGAATGTTGTCTTTTGCACATCCTCCAGCCGCACTAGAATTTGGTGGTATCCCGACCTCAATTCAATTTTAGAGAACACCCCTACTCCCTTCAACTGATCTAGCAAGTCGTCGATCCTTGGCAAtggatatttgtttttaatagtcATCTTATTTAGCTGCCTATAATCCACACATAGTCGCGagctcccatccttcttcttcactaacaaGATTGGAGCTCCCCAAGGCGACGCGCTTGGTCGAATGAATTGCTTCTCCAGTAACTCTTCAATTTGCTTCTTGTGTTCTACAAGCTCAGCCGGTGCCATTCTGTATGGAGCCATAGACACTGGACCTGCACCAGGAATGAGGTCAATGGTGAAGTCAATTTCTCGACTCGGCGGCAACCCTGGCACTTCATCTGGAAACACATGTACATATTCATTAGCCACTGGTATAGATTGGATCACCTCCGCCGCACTTTTCTTCTCTGGCTTGGCCACCACCATAAAACACACAGCCCCGTCTTGTAACGCTTTCGCAGCTTCCCGAGATGATATCAATTCCAACCCTTCATGTTCTGGGAATACCAAATtgcgccgtccacaatcaattatgatgTGATTGTTAGACAACCAGTCCATTCCCAATATCACATCCATTCCCTCCAAGggcaagcacaccaagttcaccttgTATCTGTGACCTGCCACCACCATTGAACACCCAACACAGACTGAACTGGTAGCTATTCTTGCACCGTCATATCTTCTTGCTGCAGTGCAAGGAACTCAGCTTCCTTGTCTTGTTTAGCCATGCCAGGAAAGTATTTCTCCAGGAAACGCATCTTGAAGTTGGTCCAATCGACCTGTTCCTCTCAGGTCCGCATCTGTTGTTGCATCCCCGCCCACCAGTACTCGGCATCATCATTCAGAAGGTAGGTGGCAAACAGTAATTTCTGCTCATCCGCGCAGTTCATCACTGTGAATATCTTCTCGCACTTGCGAAGCCAGGCCTCCGCTTCATTAGTAGATGCTTGCCAGTGAACTCCGCTGGCTTGTGGCGTAGGAAGTCCTCCATAGTAGGCACCTAATGGTGCAATAGCAGTCCTAGGCTACGCTGCCACCGGTGTttgcatcgcatccaccatccgATGAATGGCCTCCGCAATGTCATCAGCACCACTATTCCTCCTCCTTCTGTTAGCAGCCATAGCCTGGATACGCCACATTACAATTGTTAAAACCACTTCACTTAGTTAAATAAAACCACTAATATCTTACTTACATACAACTAAATCACACACACAATCAAATGGTAAGCTCACTTCCCAAAAgccccaaattttttttttaaatattttcaaaacattgctcagataccaattgtaacatcctaaggaatattacgaaaatttcataaataaaatccaagataaaataaagaacgcatttaataaaaccatttcccaaaaaaacacgggaaatttaaaactttaatatcacTATCATAAACCAGGAGTCAATACTCATAAAACTCGAATAAAACTCAATGGCTCCTgaaatgattatataattactcacaactaaaatatatacaaaaatcccaagctagcccccgctccgagtctatgcatctcctggcccacctgtgacatcatctgctcccggataacaagatatccgatcatcgccacaca
The Vigna unguiculata cultivar IT97K-499-35 unplaced genomic scaffold, ASM411807v1 contig_528, whole genome shotgun sequence genome window above contains:
- the LOC114172281 gene encoding uncharacterized protein LOC114172281, which codes for MDYMNRIFRPWLDKFVVVFIDDILIYSRTREEHADHLKVVLKILRDHQLYGKLSKCEFWLEEVQFLGHVISAKGIVVDLAKIEMVLNWERPKTVTEVRSFLGLAGYYKRFVEGISKKVNPLTQLTRKDQSFSWTEQCKECFEEMKKCLTTAPVLVIPDTEKVFEVYCDASYQGHDLELQQFVGWLGTEKGKDY